The genomic window ACATTTTCTTGAACGCTGCAATTCTCTTTAGCGGCCCTGTTATCGGATTAGTTGCAGGAGTATATGCGGTACAAAAAATTACCCTGAAAGTACAGAAGATTCTATTTTGATATGTTAGTCTTATTTAAGTAAATTTAGGTTCCAAATTTTGGGACTCTTTTCAAACCAAAGGAACATCTTAATGAAACAATTTCTTTACCTACTTTTCCTGGGACTCTTACTTACTACTACAATGTTCGCTCAGGAAGGCAATATAAAGATTGGTGCCGATCTAAACCAGCTCAGGAACACACAGGGCGGGTTTTTCGATTATTCTGATCCCGAAGCCGTAAACATTAAAGTCTCTGTCTGGGGCTTTGTCAGATACCCGGGCCGCTACCTCGTCCCGAGCTACGTCAACGTCCGCGACCTCATGTCATATGCAGGCGGGCCTACAGATGAAGCTCACCTTGACGACCTGAGGCTCTTCAGGGTTAATCAAGATTCATCACAGTCACTTATAAAGTTTAATTATAATGACCTTCTGTGGGGTGAAAAACTTACGAAAAACAAGGAACAGATTCCTAACCTTACTGTCGGCGATGTGCTCTTAGTTCCCGGTGAACCGAGGATGTATTTCAGGGATTATTTTAATATGACTTTGTCTGTTGTCTCGACGCTGATATCGCTAAGCATTTTAGTCTTAAATATTGCAAGAAAATAAAGGGAAATATACACGGTGGAAAAATTAAAACTCAGTGACAGGGAACCCGAAAGTAATTCGTTTAAAGATTATATAAATCTTATCAGGAATAATATAATTCCGATTACCCTGATAAGCCTGACAGGACTGGTGGTTGCTATTATTTATGCTATTAAAGCTCCCGATATCTTCAAATCAACCACAGTGCTTAAAGTGTCGAAACCTCAGGGCAGTATCCTTGAGTCTCCGCTAATGCCTGACTTCCAGGACTTCGGAAGCGACCGTTTCATTGCAAATGAAATTGAAATTCTCAAAAGCTATACAGTGCGTGAAAACGTTGCAAAGGCACTTATTGCAGACTACAACCTGGAGAAAAGGAAAGACTTTTTTAACATAATTCTGGATAAGAAGCTCCTTCAGAAGGGTAAGACCACACCGGTTAAATCGGTATCGGTCCTGGCCGAGATGCTCGAGAAAACCGCTGCCATAGACCAGAAAAGAGGGCTTGATATTGTTGAGATCTCCGTTGAGTCCCCATCGCCTTACGAGGCTTCACTCATTACAAACGAGTATGCAAAGGCTTATAAAGATTATAACCTTCAGAACAGCAGGATGCAGCTTACTCAGGTAAAAGAGTTTCTCCTGGGGCAAAGAAAAGAAAAGCAGGATGAGCTCCTTAAATCCGAAGAGAGCCTTCGCCAGTACCAGCAGGCAGGCGGCATTGTTGCACTCGATGAACAGGCAAAGGCCCTGATCGAACAGCTCAGCAAGTTTGACGCTGATAAAAATGCGGCTGACATCGACATGAAAGTCTCTGAAAAAAATCTTTCCAAGTACAGGGATGAGCTTAAGAAGCAGGATCCGCGCCTTGCTGACTATGTAGAAAGCTTTGTAGCGGAACCTTATGTAAAGGCCCTCCAGGAACAAATTGCAAAAATCGAGATCCAGAAGGCAATTGCGCTTTCAAGTAAAGATGCCGGTGCGGTCGACAAAAAGACCTTAAATGAATATGATGCAAAAATAAAATATCTGAAGAGCCAGGTTGAGCAGAAAAAGGCCACTTATAAGGCGGGCATTCTTGCTTCAAGTCCTGAGGAGGTTAAGCTCCTTACTAAAAGCGTAATTGAGGAAGAAGTTAAGTCTCAGGCCGCTAAAAGCTCATATCAGGAACTCTCGAAGATAGTTGGCAACTACGAGAAGAAATTCAACTCGCTTCCTTCGGCAACAATTGAATACGCAAGGCGCGAACGCGAAAGAGCAGCTCTTGAAAAGCTTTATCTTCTTGTAGAAGAAAAATACCAGGAATCAATGATCAACGAACAGAGCAAGCCTGGTAACGTTTTAATCGTTGATCCGGGCAGAATTCCTGAAAAACCTGCCAAGCCGAACAGGCCGCTCATTGTCCTAATAGGACTGGTGCTGGGCGTCGGTATGGGTGTCGGTTTTGCATTTGTACGTAATTACTTCGACAATACTATTAAGACTCCAGAGGATATCGAACGCAGAAACGTCAACGTCCTTGCCTGGATTCCGAAAATTGAAGGCCTTGGCCCGGGCGGAAACAAGGATCTGGAATTTATTGTTGCCCGTAAACCGGATTCAATACCGGCTGAAGCCTACAGGGCATTAAGAACAAGAGTCCAGTTCTCAAAGTTTGAGAATGACGGAATAAAAACAATTCTTGTTACTTCTTCAGCTCCTTCAGAAGGTAAAACCACTACGGCGGTTAACCTTGCCGGAAGCTTTGCACAGGCAAATAAAAAGACCATCATTATAGATTCTGACTTAAGGAAACCCAGACTTCACAACGTCTTTAAGGCTGAAAGATATCCAGGCTTTACAGACTACGTCTTTGGTGAGGCTGAATTTGAGCAGATCATAAGAAAGTCTGACGTCAATAACCTTTACTTTGCTACGGCTGGTACCATTCCGCCGAACCCTTCAGAACTTTTGGGATCAAGCCATTTCGATGATTTCCTAAGGCGCCTGAAGTCTGAATTTGATATGATCATCGTCGATTCACCGCCAATTATTGCGGTTACAGATTCCGAGATATTGTCCAGAAAGG from Ignavibacteria bacterium includes these protein-coding regions:
- a CDS encoding polysaccharide biosynthesis tyrosine autokinase, coding for MEKLKLSDREPESNSFKDYINLIRNNIIPITLISLTGLVVAIIYAIKAPDIFKSTTVLKVSKPQGSILESPLMPDFQDFGSDRFIANEIEILKSYTVRENVAKALIADYNLEKRKDFFNIILDKKLLQKGKTTPVKSVSVLAEMLEKTAAIDQKRGLDIVEISVESPSPYEASLITNEYAKAYKDYNLQNSRMQLTQVKEFLLGQRKEKQDELLKSEESLRQYQQAGGIVALDEQAKALIEQLSKFDADKNAADIDMKVSEKNLSKYRDELKKQDPRLADYVESFVAEPYVKALQEQIAKIEIQKAIALSSKDAGAVDKKTLNEYDAKIKYLKSQVEQKKATYKAGILASSPEEVKLLTKSVIEEEVKSQAAKSSYQELSKIVGNYEKKFNSLPSATIEYARRERERAALEKLYLLVEEKYQESMINEQSKPGNVLIVDPGRIPEKPAKPNRPLIVLIGLVLGVGMGVGFAFVRNYFDNTIKTPEDIERRNVNVLAWIPKIEGLGPGGNKDLEFIVARKPDSIPAEAYRALRTRVQFSKFENDGIKTILVTSSAPSEGKTTTAVNLAGSFAQANKKTIIIDSDLRKPRLHNVFKAERYPGFTDYVFGEAEFEQIIRKSDVNNLYFATAGTIPPNPSELLGSSHFDDFLRRLKSEFDMIIVDSPPIIAVTDSEILSRKVDASILVVSAEKTEADLMSKSIELLTHEANTFIGVLLNNFSYRAGYGSYYKYYYYYSRPADGKKGLKGVSKSRVLGK